A single Pirellulaceae bacterium DNA region contains:
- a CDS encoding VCBS repeat-containing protein, whose translation MKLTCLLGVTIILVIAVDLSAQQGSGKKVVANHKWRVQQLHKDNNEGVAVGDIDGDGKLDVTAGEYWYQAPDFKQRPVRKIGSFGADYMDSNSEHLYDMDGDGDLDVLAGTFKESLVHWYENPGAGNYEVDAWEAHQLIDTGTGFNEATFLHDIDNDGTPEFIENSWRSTNPTQIVRLNRGDDGQVSASMHFVSEVGNGHGMGFGDINGDGKQDIIFQSGWYEQPKAKPFSSRWKYHHDFDLPHASCPILVVDLNEDGRNDIIWADGHSYGLYWHEQLKPQANGMTAWRQHLIDKKFSQGHSMAWDDVDNDGRPELITGKRYYAHSGRDVGANDEITVQFYNCNPVSQSWSKHLISKAPAGKGPGIGLQIRVQDLDGNGWKDVIVPGKSGTHILWNEGK comes from the coding sequence ATGAAACTTACTTGTCTTTTAGGCGTCACAATTATTTTAGTCATCGCGGTGGACCTATCTGCGCAGCAGGGATCTGGAAAGAAGGTTGTGGCGAACCATAAGTGGCGCGTTCAGCAGCTCCACAAGGACAACAACGAGGGAGTCGCCGTCGGGGATATCGACGGGGACGGCAAACTGGATGTTACCGCCGGCGAATACTGGTATCAGGCACCTGACTTTAAGCAACGACCGGTTCGCAAGATAGGGTCTTTTGGAGCGGACTACATGGACAGCAACTCGGAGCACCTCTACGACATGGATGGTGACGGTGATCTCGATGTGCTCGCTGGGACCTTCAAGGAATCGCTTGTGCATTGGTATGAGAATCCGGGTGCCGGAAATTATGAGGTCGATGCCTGGGAAGCTCATCAACTGATCGATACCGGAACGGGTTTCAACGAAGCCACGTTTCTCCACGACATCGACAATGATGGAACGCCAGAGTTTATTGAGAATTCCTGGAGGTCGACGAATCCCACGCAGATAGTCCGACTTAATCGAGGCGATGATGGCCAGGTCAGTGCTTCGATGCATTTTGTGTCCGAAGTTGGCAATGGGCACGGTATGGGGTTTGGCGATATCAACGGTGACGGTAAGCAGGACATCATTTTTCAGTCCGGTTGGTACGAGCAACCTAAGGCAAAACCATTTTCCAGTCGGTGGAAATATCACCACGATTTCGATCTGCCTCACGCCAGTTGCCCGATTCTTGTCGTTGACCTGAACGAGGACGGCCGAAACGACATCATTTGGGCCGATGGTCACAGCTATGGCCTTTATTGGCATGAGCAGTTGAAGCCTCAGGCCAATGGGATGACCGCGTGGCGTCAGCATCTGATCGACAAGAAATTTTCGCAGGGTCATTCGATGGCTTGGGATGATGTTGACAACGACGGCCGGCCAGAACTTATCACGGGCAAGCGTTACTACGCTCACTCAGGTCGCGATGTGGGGGCGAATGATGAGATTACCGTCCAGTTTTATAACTGTAATCCGGTAAGTCAGTCCTGGAGCAAGCATCTGATTTCGAAGGCACCGGCAGGGAAAGGACCAGGTATCGGTTTGCAGATTCGTGTCCAAGATCTCGACGGGAACGGCTGGAAGGACGTCATTGTTCCAGGGAAAAGCGGCACGCACATTCTTTGGAATGAAGGCAAATAA